In Patescibacteria group bacterium, one DNA window encodes the following:
- a CDS encoding aminodeoxychorismate/anthranilate synthase component II, with amino-acid sequence MKILIIDNYDSFTYNLYQYVGMLGGNPVVERNDAVTLDDVRGGGYTHVVISPGPGDPTDPQYFGVCKDVILECGKTTPVLGVCLGHQGIIAAFGGRVVRAPVVKHGKVSLIVHEGKGIFKSLASPLQGMRYHSLAGERESLPACLEITALAKDDGQIMGVRHRQFPIEGIQFHPESIRTELGMDLIKNFLGL; translated from the coding sequence ATGAAAATACTTATTATCGACAACTACGATTCATTCACCTACAACCTCTACCAATATGTGGGGATGTTGGGAGGAAATCCTGTGGTAGAAAGGAATGATGCAGTCACATTAGATGACGTGAGGGGAGGAGGGTATACCCATGTCGTCATTTCCCCGGGCCCGGGCGATCCTACGGACCCCCAATACTTCGGTGTATGTAAAGACGTTATTCTTGAATGCGGAAAAACGACGCCGGTGTTGGGCGTGTGTCTCGGGCATCAGGGGATTATTGCGGCGTTTGGGGGGCGCGTGGTGCGCGCGCCAGTCGTCAAACACGGCAAAGTGAGCCTTATCGTGCACGAAGGAAAAGGTATTTTCAAGAGTCTTGCCAGTCCCTTGCAGGGCATGCGCTATCATTCTCTCGCGGGCGAGAGGGAAAGCCTCCCTGCATGCCTCGAGATTACGGCCCTCGCAAAGGATGACGGGCAGATCATGGGCGTGCGGCATCGCCAATTTCCTATTGAGGGTATTCAGTTCCATCCCGAATCGATTAGGACGGAATTGGGTATGGATTTAATAAAGAATTTTTTAGGCCTATGA
- the trpD gene encoding anthranilate phosphoribosyltransferase: MIYSEILNKILNRESFTLTEAELVMETIIGGDYTPAQIAALLVALRIKGETAEEIVGFVRSLRTHAIALPGAHTEVFDTCGTGGDGRGTFNISTATALVVVACGVKVAKHGNRAVSSACGSADVLEALGVNINLTPAQASRCLEEAGIVFLFAPLYHPAFAKVGPVRKELGVRTLFNILGPLVNPAMPRRQIIGIADPAKMQIIAQTLRLLGSEHAMVVRSGDGHDELTTTATADAYEVKRGIIEKYVLDPQDYGFSHATNNDLRGGDVQENASIIRAVLSGEKGARLDTVLFNSGAALYVAGQAKDVGEGIAIAREAVTNGEATKLLEKFIEVSNRLKS; encoded by the coding sequence ATGATATACTCTGAAATACTCAACAAAATACTCAATCGAGAGAGCTTTACTTTAACAGAGGCAGAGCTAGTGATGGAAACGATTATAGGAGGGGACTATACCCCTGCGCAGATTGCCGCATTGTTGGTAGCACTTCGCATAAAAGGCGAAACTGCAGAGGAGATCGTGGGTTTTGTGCGGTCGCTCCGCACCCACGCAATAGCCTTACCCGGCGCACACACGGAAGTTTTTGATACGTGCGGGACTGGCGGCGATGGCAGAGGCACTTTCAACATTTCTACGGCAACCGCGCTGGTCGTCGTGGCGTGCGGAGTGAAAGTGGCAAAACACGGCAACCGGGCGGTCTCGAGCGCGTGCGGGAGCGCGGACGTCCTGGAAGCGCTGGGTGTGAATATTAATCTCACGCCCGCGCAGGCAAGCCGCTGTTTAGAAGAAGCGGGTATTGTGTTTCTCTTCGCGCCTCTGTATCACCCTGCGTTTGCGAAGGTGGGGCCAGTGCGGAAAGAGCTTGGAGTGCGCACGCTGTTCAATATCTTAGGGCCGCTCGTGAATCCCGCGATGCCGCGGCGGCAAATTATCGGCATTGCCGATCCCGCGAAGATGCAGATAATTGCGCAAACTCTACGGCTTTTAGGCAGCGAACACGCAATGGTAGTGCGCAGTGGGGATGGGCACGACGAGCTTACCACTACGGCCACTGCTGACGCGTATGAAGTGAAGCGAGGAATTATCGAGAAGTATGTCTTAGATCCGCAGGATTACGGTTTTTCGCACGCGACGAACAATGACCTGAGAGGTGGTGATGTACAGGAGAATGCATCGATTATCCGTGCCGTGCTCTCGGGAGAGAAAGGAGCGCGGCTTGATACGGTGCTTTTCAACAGCGGTGCGGCGTTGTATGTGGCGGGGCAAGCGAAGGATGTTGGAGAAGGGATTGCAATAGCGAGAGAGGCAGTGACGAATGGGGAAGCGACGAAGTTGTTGGAAAAGTTTATTGAGGTGAGTAATAGGTTGAAAAGTTGA
- a CDS encoding phosphoribosylanthranilate isomerase, translated as MNVKVKICGVTLPAQAREIARQGADFVGCVIEFPKSPRSVTGEKAREIQEAVNNRCRGRKFSARTVGVVVNLPFERLCRLIEESGISIWQLHGNETTAYVNRLRKRGVIIWKAVTRQNYLHYASVVEVLLVDAKNPMHGAGGSGKRADWNFARELVEAGYEVVLSGGLTPENIHDGIKFTRSRIIDASGGVEVKPGVKDMRKVRLFIKNAK; from the coding sequence ATGAACGTAAAGGTAAAAATTTGCGGTGTGACACTGCCCGCGCAGGCGCGGGAAATCGCGCGGCAAGGCGCGGACTTTGTAGGCTGTGTTATAGAATTTCCTAAGAGTCCAAGAAGCGTTACGGGAGAGAAAGCTCGGGAGATACAGGAGGCGGTAAATAATAGGTGTAGGGGCAGAAAATTTTCTGCCCGTACGGTGGGGGTGGTGGTGAATCTGCCGTTTGAACGGTTGTGCAGGTTAATCGAGGAATCGGGAATCAGTATTTGGCAATTGCATGGGAATGAAACAACGGCCTACGTTAATCGGCTGCGAAAACGAGGGGTAATAATATGGAAAGCGGTGACGCGGCAAAATTACCTGCACTACGCGAGTGTCGTTGAGGTGCTGCTGGTTGATGCAAAAAATCCAATGCACGGGGCAGGCGGGAGCGGAAAGCGTGCTGACTGGAACTTCGCGCGTGAGCTTGTTGAAGCGGGATATGAGGTGGTGCTCTCCGGCGGGTTGACACCAGAAAATATCCATGATGGCATCAAGTTTACGCGATCGCGAATTATTGATGCCTCGGGCGGAGTTGAAGTTAAACCGGGGGTGAAAGATATGCGAAAGGTACGATTGTTTATTAAAAACGCAAAATAG
- a CDS encoding indole-3-glycerol phosphate synthase TrpC: MKNLNGFLGKIYPIIQERVQKEEAAVPLEDLKRLAAVRTLLLVDIKERIVRRQSPVAVIGEIKHASPNAGMISGRDHLAQVQAYVDGGAVAISVLTEPNYFNGSLEELKQLKESFPSMPFLRKDFIISEYQVYESKAAGADLVLLITRWLEDDELKRLFQLSRALGLQVLVEVEQEEDFERAMKIGAEIIGINARSLVDLTVDVDRVVRLARTATRAVGAKDFLPLLIGESGVVSAEIVRKWHHAGVRAVLVGEALMKSGDPVNMVRALSLAE; the protein is encoded by the coding sequence ATGAAAAATTTGAATGGATTTTTAGGAAAAATTTATCCAATCATTCAGGAACGCGTTCAGAAAGAAGAGGCGGCTGTTCCTTTGGAGGATTTGAAGCGGCTAGCGGCCGTGCGGACACTGCTCCTCGTTGACATAAAGGAACGCATCGTAAGGCGGCAGAGCCCTGTCGCGGTTATCGGTGAGATCAAGCACGCAAGCCCGAACGCAGGCATGATCAGCGGCCGCGACCATCTGGCGCAGGTGCAGGCGTACGTGGATGGCGGCGCAGTCGCCATATCCGTGCTTACCGAGCCGAATTATTTTAACGGTTCATTGGAAGAATTGAAGCAACTGAAAGAGAGTTTCCCCTCCATGCCATTTTTGCGCAAAGATTTCATCATCAGCGAGTATCAGGTGTATGAATCCAAGGCGGCAGGCGCAGATCTCGTGCTCCTTATTACCAGATGGCTTGAAGACGATGAACTAAAAAGGCTCTTTCAATTAAGCCGTGCGCTTGGGCTTCAGGTATTGGTGGAAGTGGAACAAGAGGAGGATTTTGAACGTGCCATGAAGATTGGCGCAGAAATTATCGGGATAAACGCGCGGAGTCTGGTTGATTTGACGGTGGATGTGGATAGGGTGGTGAGATTGGCAAGAACGGCGACACGTGCCGTAGGGGCAAAAGATTTTTTGCCCTTACTGATCGGCGAGTCCGGCGTTGTATCAGCTGAAATAGTACGGAAGTGGCACCATGCTGGTGTACGCGCTGTATTGGTGGGGGAAGCGCTGATGAAATCGGGCGATCCTGTAAATATGGTCAGAGCGTTATCGTTGGCAGAATAA